One segment of Tetrapisispora phaffii CBS 4417 chromosome 1, complete genome DNA contains the following:
- the HSV2 gene encoding phosphatidylinositol-3,5-bisphosphate binding protein HSV2 (similar to Saccharomyces cerevisiae HSV2 (YGR223C); ancestral locus Anc_5.105) codes for MNVRSNIVNTQSVRHQKFLDISFNQDESCFSCSSENGFKVYNSNPLSCKLTYISNDQERCGIAYSKMLHRTNYIALLGGGLKPKYPPNKLIVWDDLKKKESIVLKFMSPLKSVFISRIYIIAVLANSIEIFQFQPKTVKICPSLSIEHNSTCDFVICQNNRSQRRGTNESNSFIKNKMSIKCYLAYVSPRMLGQIHIADLSQLRYNENNPDESQLLPTSIIKAHKSAIRLVRLNKQGTMVATCSRQGTLIRIFSTINGVLLKEFRRGLDRADIYEMSFSPNGTRLAVISDKQTLHIFQLTSLQSEEGNENDTNKEKDNFNHNKTHVLRNYVPHIWKPKYIYSVWSMCSLHLKNPLLRDGLNSNEPDLEFLNDRCKIGWSTGTGNDDNDNYYDEDTLILVWKGRGIWEKYVILEHEHNDENDEMHSPKVVKNYTINETLNRDASSTAPKKKKWELVRESWREL; via the coding sequence ATGAACGTTCGATCGAACATAGTGAACACCCAGAGTGTTAGGCATCAAAAGTTTCTTGACATTTCATTTAATCAAGATGAATCATGTTTTAGTTGTTCTTCTGAAAATGGATTTAAGGTCTACAATAGCAATCCCTTAAGTTGTAAATTGACttatatatcaaatgatCAGGAGAGGTGCGGGATTGCATATTCTAAGATGTTACATAGGACCAACTACATTGCCTTATTGGGTGGTGGTCTGAAACCAAAATATCCACccaataaattaattgtttgGGATGacttaaagaaaaaagaaagcattgttttaaaattcaTGTCACCGCTTAAATctgtttttatttcaagaatatatattattgcAGTCTTAGCAAATAGTATTgagatttttcaatttcaacCAAAGACAGTAAAGATATGTCCATCTTTGAGTATTGAACACAATAGTACGTGTGATTTTGTAATATGTCAAAATAATAGATCCCAAAGAAGAGGTACCAACGAAAGCAATagtttcattaaaaataaaatgtcCATCAAATGCTATTTAGCCTATGTATCACCAAGAATGCTAGGGCAGATACATATCGCCGATTTATCCCAATTAAGATACAACGAAAATAATCCAGATGAGAGTCAATTATTACCAACTTCTATTATAAAGGCTCATAAGTCTGCAATTCGACTGGTAAGATTGAATAAACAAGGGACAATGGTTGCTACATGTTCAAGACAAGGCACATTAATAAGAATTTTTAGTACAATAAATGGTGTTTTATTAAAGGAGTTTCGTCGAGGTCTGGATAGAGCAGATATTTATGAAATGTCCTTTAGCCCCAACGGCACTCGTTTAGCTGTTATTTCAGATAAACAAACTCTgcatatatttcaattaactAGTCTCCAAAGTGAGGAAggtaatgaaaatgatacCAATAAGGAgaaagataattttaatcATAACAAAACGCATGTTTTAAGGAATTATGTACCTCACATTTGGAAACcaaagtatatatattctgtGTGGTCAATGTGTAGTCTACACCTAAAAAATCCACTGCTAAGAGATGGTCTGAACAGTAATGAGCCAGATCTAGAATTTCTAAATGACAGATGTAAAATTGGTTGGTCTACGGGAACTGGAAATGATGACAACGATAATTATTATGACGAAGACACGTTAATACTTGTATGGAAAGGTAGAGGCATTTGGGAAAAATATGTGATACTAGAGCATGAACacaatgatgaaaatgatgaaatgCATAGTCCCAAGGTTGTCAAAAATTATACAATCAACGAAACTCTAAATAGAGATGCATCAAGTACCGCACcgaagaaaaagaaatggGAACTGGTTCGTGAATCATGGAGAGAATTATAG
- the PET54 gene encoding Pet54p (similar to Saccharomyces cerevisiae PET54 (YGR222W); ancestral locus Anc_5.106) yields the protein MSNGKLVNHVLKHIVKDGNILGSPKMASKKLLTAVPETNILNNGKFSILQYNSYNSSLTEQHFLDIVPFDVRNAIISDGNHDDAFKLLQARDPKYFQFNNIYYLVFRNYKQLNLFINSTKYERINKIRVKFKIMKGNSMLDDFSKYHSTLKAANVSRDSYFKAIKDINLIKTAGNLNQMIDEAKSMGRKNLLVWNLPNHMKPHEIKDYFWFYNITDVFKLYWSNENDSLYNTLHFFKFADEHDCIKFRHNFHGTYFNDPIGDAKSKLLIEKLS from the coding sequence ATGTCTAATGGTAAGCTAGTGAATCACGTTTTGAAACATATTGTTAAGGATGGGAATATTTTAGGGTCGCCAAAGATGGCTAgcaagaaattattaactgCAGTTCCGGAAACTAACATCTTGAATAACggtaaattttcaattttacaATATAATAGTTATAATTCATCTCTTACGGAGCAACATTTCTTAGATATAGTGCCTTTTGATGTTCGCAATGCTATTATCAGTGATGGCAATCATGATGATGCATTTAAGTTGTTACAAGCTAGGGATCCTaaatatttccaatttaataatatctaCTATTTGGTGTTTAGAAATTATAAACAGTTAAACCTTTTCataaattcaacaaaatatgaacgaataaacaaaataagggtgaaatttaaaattatgaaaGGTAACTCTATGCTTgatgatttttcaaaataccACTCAACTTTAAAAGCTGCAAATGTCTCAAGAGACAGTTACTTTAAAGCTATTAAAGATATCAACTTAATAAAAACCGCTGGGAATTTGAATCAAATGATAGATGAAGCAAAATCAATGGGAAGAAAAAATCTATTAGTCTGGAATTTACCTAATCATATGAAACCTcatgaaattaaagattatttttggttttataatataacaGATGTATTTAAATTGTATTGGAGCAATGAGAATGattctttatataatactttgcatttctttaaatttgcTGATGAACATGATTGCATCAAATTTAGACATAATTTCCATGGAACGTATTTCAATGATCCAATCGGTGATGCGAAATCAAAATTGttaatagaaaaattatcttaa
- the AMA1 gene encoding Ama1p (similar to Saccharomyces cerevisiae AMA1 (YGR225W); ancestral locus Anc_5.104), protein MTKTKITNSILNNNNKKRMGGKNTDRYIPYIASHKAYKNTTTTINLQFNDTKDSPSNSDSSSPIRLSSPEFFHDLRNTGHYQAIDASLSPNTTHPVGIDVTDDNGSTSANNNKKLKLDQQHKNVIAESLGFLNFKRVYTFTDNKDKIIQDSQSNDHFNSGESMTHMSPMSLFGKSDPHFERSSTPMKTNRPATRIKSHVPYRVLDAPNLRNDFYSNLICWSKITNNVIVGLGSNVYIWSDVQGAVQVMEHDYLGKHNDYVTCVSFCPFNSFFLVGSKQGRLILFNQDDFVGQFNNKTLKGEPLVEYKTSTYRGIGCIEWFQSLDDEYKFIIGEESGEITFFKIKIKSNVDKKMSDYDNNQPTQLNDNLDYSLNTTKLHDLNELSEEESSNNGKRLLYKINLIHKFRAQTQQICGISLNEKCNLIAVGGNDNSCSVWDIKDKKNPTLLQTLKHNAAVKAIAFCPWSRSLLATGGGSKDRTIKFWHAQSGTLVKKIKTKGQITSLIWSARYKQVVATFGFGDVENPVLLMLFSYPKLNPILQVKTPTPIRVLSAVASPDITSICIAANDETIRFYKLWDDYESEIKEVQEKGVYGSNLIEYIEGIDSSNCTSTIR, encoded by the exons ATGACCAAAACTAAAATAACCAAttctattttaaataataataataaaaagagGATGGGCGGCAAAAACACAGACAGGTATATTCCTTATATTGCATCCCATAAGGCTTATAAAAACACAACCACGACTATAAATCTCCAGTTCAATGATACGAAAGATTCACCAAGTAACTCTGACTCGTCATCTCCAATAAGATTATCCTCCCCAGAATTTTTCCATGATTTAAGAAATACAGGCCACTACCAAGCTATTGACGCAAGCTTGTCTCCTAATACTACTCACCCTGTTGGGATTGATGTTACAGATGATAATGGTTCTACATCtgcaaataataataagaaattgaaattagaCCAACAACATAAAAATGTGATTGCTGAATCTTTGGGGTTTCTGAATTTTAAACGTGTATACACATTTACAGATAACAAAGATAAGATAATCCAAGACTCACAAAGCAATGATCATTTTAATTCTGGAGAGTCGATGACACACATGAGTCCAATGTCATTATTTGGAAAATCTGATCCACATTTTGAGAGATCATCGACACCAATGAAGACCAATCGTCCAGCAACGAGAATTAAATCTCATGTACCATATAGGGTATTAGATGCTCCAAATTTAAGAAAtgatttttattcaaatctaATATGTTGGtcaaaaataacaaataacGTAATTGTTGGATTAGGATCTAACGTCTATATTTGGTCAGACGTTCAAGGTGCAGTTCAGGTAATGGAACATGACTATTTAGGAAAACATAATGATTATGTTACGTGTGTGTCATTTTGTCCATTCAATTCGTTTTTTCTGGTTGGCTCTAAACAAGGAAgattaattttgtttaatcAAGATGACTTTGTGGGtcaattcaataataaaacattGAAAGGTGAGCCTTTAGTTGAATATAAAACTTCAACTTATAGGGGAATTGGTTGCATTGAGTGGTTCCAAAGTCTCGACGATGAGTACAAATTTATAATCGGGGAAGAGTCAGGGGAGATTAcgttttttaaaataaaaataaaatcaaacGTTGATAAAAAGATGTCTGATTATGACAATAATCAACCAACTCAACTGAATGATAATTTAGATTACAGTTTAAATACAACGAAATTACACGATCTCAATGAACTATCTGAGGAGGAAAGTTCAAATAACGGTAAACGACTATTgtacaaaataaatttaattcataAGTTTAGAGCTCAAACGCAACAAATATGTG gtatttcattaaatgaGAAATGTAACTTAATAGCAGTTGGGGGCAATGATAACTCCTGCTCTGTCTGGGATATCAAAGATAAGAAAAATCCTACTCTGTTGCAGACATTGAAACATAATGCTGCGGTCAAGGCAATTGCATTTTGTCCTTGGTCTAGGTCACTTTTAGCAACAGGAGGAGGTAGTAAAGATAGGACGATCAAGTTTTGGCATGCACAATCCGGTACTTTAGtaaagaagataaagaCAAAAGGTCAAATAACGTCCTTGATATGGTCGGCAAGATATAAACAAGTTGTTGCTACTTTTGGATTTGGTGACGTCGAGAATCCAGTCTTGTTAATGCTATTCTCTTACCCCAAACTGAACCCAATCTTACAAGTCAAAACGCCAACACCAATAAGGGTTTTAAGTGCAGTTGCGTCACCAGATATAACTTCAATATGTATTGCTGCAAATGATGAAACTATTAGATTTTACAAATTATGGGATGACTACGAATCTGAAATTAAAGAAGTGCAAGAAAAAGGTGTATACGGTTCCAATCTAATCGAATATATAGAGGGTATTGATTCAAGTAACTGTACCTCCACAATAAGATAG